A window of Desulfuromonas soudanensis genomic DNA:
AAAAATAGAGGGGGGCCGGGCCGGTCGAAGGTCTGGACGCCGGGGCGGGATCGCCTCCGGAGGGACGCCGGGGCGGAACAGGGTAAGCAAAGTAGTGGAAAATAGACCGCTATTTTGAATCGGCCGGCAAATTTGGCCGTTAAAAATAGAAAAAAATCCTCCGAATCTCCCCCGCGGCCGGGAACAAACCCCGTATTTTTCCCTTATGGGACTATTTCCGTCCGCAAGGGACGCCGGAGGGCCGGGGATCAGACGCGATCAGGGAACAAAGAGGGGGAGGTCCTGGGGGGGGAGGATCCCCCTGGCCTCGGCGCGGGCGAAGAGGGTCTCCACCGCCCGGATCCCTTCGTCCCCGAGATCGACGGAGAAATGGTTGACGTAGAGAGCGATGTGGCTGTCGATCACGGTGTCCGAGAGTTCCTGGGCGTGGGCTTTGATGTAGGCTCTGGCCTCGCCGGGATGGGCCAGGGCGTATTCGACGCTGCGACGCAGGGCCCGGTCGGCCCTGGCGATCACTTCGGCGCCGAGGGAGCGTCGGGCCAGAATCCCGCCGAGGGGGATCGGAGCTCCCGTCTCCTCTTCCCACCAGGCCCCGAGATCGAGGATCTCCACCAGCCCTTGGTCGCGGTAGGTAAAGCGCGATTCGTGGATGATGACTCCGGCTTCGACCTCTCCGGAGGACACGGCCTCCATGATCCGGTGAAAGGGGAGGACGACAAGGTTGTCGAATCCCGATCCGTGCAGCTGCAACAGGAGGTTGGCGGTGGTGAGGAGGCCGGGGATGGCGATCCGCCGGCTGCGGAGGTCCTCCAGCGCCGCCTCCCTGCGGGCGACGACCAGCGGTCCGCAGCCGCGTCCCAAAGCGCCGCCGCTGTGCAGCAGGGCATAGTCGCGGCGCAGATGCCCCAGGGCGTGATAGGACACCTTGGTGAGATCGAGGGCGCCCTGGCGGGCCAGGGAATTGAGTGTCTCCACATCCTCGAGGCGCTCCCGGAAAGAGAGCCCCTCGGCGGCTATCCGGCCATGAATCAGGGCGTAAAAGATGAAGGTGTCGTTGGGACAGGGGGAATAGCCGAGGGAGAGGGTCATGCCGGGGTGCTCCTCTTTTCCATCCCTTCGAGGAGTGCCAGGACCCCCCGCTGGGCGATGTCCATTCCCCGGGGGAGATTCCAGCGGGAGAGATCCCGGTCCTCGGCGAGGTTGGAGATCCCCCGCAGCTCGAGAAAGGGAACGCCGTAAAGAGCGCAGACCTGGGCGACGGCGGCGCCTTCCATGTTTTCGCCGATGCCGCCGGTGCGCCGCGAAAGTTCACGGGCGGCGGCGTCGGTGCCGGAACAGGTGGATACCGTGACCAGCGCCCCGACGGCCAGCACGCAGCCGGCGTCCCTTGCCGCCCCGGCGACCAGCGGGCGGGCCATTTCGAGGAGTCCCCCGGGAACGGGGTAAGAATCGAAATGACGGGTGCCGTTGCGCTGGACGAGGGGAAAGCGGAGGGCGGCCATGTTGAGAAAGCCTTCCGGGGCCA
This region includes:
- a CDS encoding menaquinone biosynthesis family protein, giving the protein MTLSLGYSPCPNDTFIFYALIHGRIAAEGLSFRERLEDVETLNSLARQGALDLTKVSYHALGHLRRDYALLHSGGALGRGCGPLVVARREAALEDLRSRRIAIPGLLTTANLLLQLHGSGFDNLVVLPFHRIMEAVSSGEVEAGVIIHESRFTYRDQGLVEILDLGAWWEEETGAPIPLGGILARRSLGAEVIARADRALRRSVEYALAHPGEARAYIKAHAQELSDTVIDSHIALYVNHFSVDLGDEGIRAVETLFARAEARGILPPQDLPLFVP
- the mqnB gene encoding futalosine hydrolase, encoding MIALVAAVPKETELLRCRLAPCEVRNSGRRDLYLGTLAGHAVSLMHSGVGKANAASAATSLIAATHPDLVINFGCGGAYPGSGLAVGDLALASEEIYGDEGVLAPEGFLNMAALRFPLVQRNGTRHFDSYPVPGGLLEMARPLVAGAARDAGCVLAVGALVTVSTCSGTDAAARELSRRTGGIGENMEGAAVAQVCALYGVPFLELRGISNLAEDRDLSRWNLPRGMDIAQRGVLALLEGMEKRSTPA